A window of the Chaetodon trifascialis isolate fChaTrf1 chromosome 9, fChaTrf1.hap1, whole genome shotgun sequence genome harbors these coding sequences:
- the frya gene encoding protein furry homolog isoform X6: protein MASQQDSGFFEISIKSLLKSWSGTSPVGNGYSKPPIPPVCCPQGEKGPPAMMPISVDPESKPGEYVLKSLFANFTTVSERKIRIIMAEPLEKPLTKSLQRGEDPQFDQLISTMSSLAEYCLPSILRTLFDWYKRQNGLEEELHEYRPRANTKSKNDEQQRDYLLERRDLAIDFIFSLVLIEVLKQMPLHPVLDSLVNEVINLAFKHFRYKEGYHGPNTGNMHTVADLYAEIIGVLAQSKFPAVKKKFMTELKELRQKEQSPYVVQSTISLIMGVKFFRIKMYPVEDFEASFQFMQECAHYFLEVKDKDIKHALAGLFVEILVPVAAAVKNEVNVPCLRNFVDSLYDTTLDLSSRKKHSLAFYPLVTCLLCVSQKQFFLNRWHVFLNNCLSNLKSRDPKMARVALESLYRLLWVYMIRIKCESNTATQGRLNTIVTTLFPKGSRSVVPRDMPLNIFVKIIQFIAQERLDFAMKEIIFDLLCVGKPAKAFSLNPERMNIGLRAFLVIADKLQQKDGEPPMPNTGCTLPSGHTLRVKKTYLSKTLTDEEAKVIGMSQYYFHVRKAIDNILRHLDKEVGRCMMMTNAQMLNKEPEDMITGERKPKIDLFRTCVAAIPRMLPDGMSKSELIDLLSRLTIHMDDELRLIAQNSLQSLLVDFSDWRDDVLFGFTNFLLREVQDTHQGLLDTSLKLLLQLLTQWKLTLAASGKSSDTAKVHTAELLQTSSSLKIPAERGPHSTVLHAVEGLALVLLCSCQLSTRRLAIAILKEIRSLFMTIGQSEDDDKPMIEIMDQLSPVILESFVNVAVSDTAALPSGHHVDLQWLVEWNALLVNSHYDIRSPSHVWIFAQSVKDPWVLCVYSLLRQDNLPKHCPTALSYAWPYAFTRMQMLMPLVDPNNPVYAKKTSTSGSGDSYVTLWRNYLILCFGVAKPSIMSPGHLRASTPEISAATPDSGVSYDNKVIGSPSVAWLLKQLVPLMRAESIELTESLVLGFGRTNSLVFRELVEELHPLMKEALERRPENKKRRERRDLLRLQLLRIFELLADAGVISDCTNGALERDTLALGALFLEYVDLTRMLLEAENDKDAEILKDIRAHFSAMVANLIQCVPVHHRRFLFPQQSLRHHLFILFSQWAGPFSIMFTPLDRYSDRNHQITRYQYCALKAMSAVLCCGPVFDNVGLSPDGYLYKWLDNILACQDQRVHQLGCEVVILLLELNADQVNLFNWAVDRCYTGSYQLASGCFKAIATVCGSSRNYPSDIVTLLNLVLFKASDTNREIYEISMQLMQILEAKLFVYSKRIAEQKPNSILYGTHGPLPPLYSVSLPQLSSQLARMYPELTLPLFSEVSQRFPTTHPNGRQIMLTYLLPWLGNIELVDSGLLLPVFTPCTSDYDASSRTTSTASSHQLRGTGWGSLQATSMVLNNLMFMTAKYGDDLPGPEMENAWNALVSNEKWSNNLRTTLQFLISLCGVSSDTTLLPYIKKVVIYLCRNNTMQTMEELIFELQQTDPVNPVVQHCDSPPFYRFTATSKASTAASGTTSSSNTVVAGQESFPDTDDTKTVKENEERLSHIMRAHNRLESRYSNSSGGSYDEDKSEPLPPYADWLMVVIETNQPHPLPMPLNGGCWAPLVDFLPETIAPRGPLHRCNIAVIFMTEMVVDHSVREDWAMHLPLLLHALFLAMDHYRPEVFEHSKRLLLHLLITLSCNNNFQAIASVLLQTREINSTKTLTCKPSVQPEFLPAGGCFDFLRECQASPVPDSGLSSSSTSSSLSLGGSSNNLPEISHEVEELVASSKMDEKTNKLIEFLTTRAYGPLWCHEDISPKNQISKSTGQLTNFLRHVVSVFKESKSDFHLEQQLSDVALQTALCSSSRHYAGRSFQVFRALRQPISAHAVSDLLSRLVEVVGEHGEEVQGYVMEVLLTLESVVDNLAECLKNNDLMAILTRASSPDFLTSFKLMSNRKSTGQLNLRREERSRHQRSSSVPKKFGEADRWSDPPRSATLDRIQASEQQALLAKTRSSSSSKDNMTDPTNINHPSNLLATIFWVAVSLMESDFEFEYQMSLRLLNKLLGHMSLDKAENREKLEKLQSQLQWSSFTGLQQLLLKGFTSVSTTDLTLQLFCQLTPVSRVPVVDTSQAIGFPLNVLCLLSHLVQNFDGPTQFCRDVAERIAQVCLEEKNTKLSNLAHVMTLYKTHSYTRDCFSWVNVVCRYLHEAFSDITLNLVTYMAELLEKGLPSMQQTLLQIIYSLLSHMDLSVIQAKPFNMEVLKTIEKFVQTVHWGEALNILKLVVSRSASLVQPSFPQSDLSYEDISRVWDRSSKALPGKTLDFHFDISETPVIGRRYDDLQRSPGQDVKSRTTTVTRSTSSTSSGSTSNNVLVPVSWKRPQSSQKRTREKLVNVLSLCGQEVGLTKNPSVIFSSCGELDLMEHQPSLVSSDDGTREPENMDDTTSEQQFRVFRDFDFLDVELEDGEELQGETVDNFNWGVRRRSMDSLDRSDLLPLEESQLSISMPSLSKITHEDSDESSEEDSLTASQILSHSQLTVSLSPTAEISLDSPSAFYDTTSADSTPLNTKNPSFDVQLPEDSKQRQEDEGTNVHEDDLSLSISELPPEFHCGDSLTMDMLPVDYRGELDIDCCLPSLAEEERDDMLESRSSPPPSPFFSAILAAFQPVVCDDAEEAWRSHINQLVSDSDGSCAVYTFHVFSSLFQSIQTKFCSLTCDAVSFLGDGLRGLGSKLLRSSQMLTSCSECPTLFIDADTIMSYGLLEKMKFSVLELQEYLDTYNNRKEAALSWLSNCKATFPRSPGGAVITCQPAEHEEKQLELCQRLYKLHFQLLLLFQSYCKLIEQVHAISSIPELTNMSRELNELKSNLRVAAASVTNDEIAVRESSCPEPTFSSSEAAVQAILECLRNSEFPTAIRYIRECRRMWPKDIFGSPSEDEVHTLLNIYFRHQTLGQTGTFALVGSKQDLTEISVKLMELNGEIRDMIRRAQGYRAITAFLPDSRISGSTL from the exons gTTTCCTGCTGTGAAGAAGAAGTTTATGActgagctgaaggagctgcGGCAGAAAGAGCAAAGTCCATACGTAGTCCAGAGTACCATTAGCCTCATCATGGGGGTGAAGTTCTTCCGAATTAAGATGTATCCTGTCGAGGATTTTGAAGCCTCTTTTCAGTTCATGCAG GAATGTGCCCACTATTTCCTGGAAGTCAAGGACAAGGACATTAAGCATGCCCTGGCTGGTCTCTTTGTCGAGATTCTGGTTCCTGTTGCAGCA GCCGTGAAGAATGAGGTGAACGTACCCTGCCTGAGGAACTTTGTGGACAGCTTGTATGACACAACCCTGGACTTGTCCTCTAGGAAGAAGCACTCGCTG GCTTTTTACCCGCTGGTGacgtgtctgctgtgtgtcagccAGAAACAGTTCTTCCTCAACAGATGGCATGTCTTCCTCAACAACTGCCTCTCAAATCTGAAG AGTCGAGACCCTAAAATGGCTCGTGTTGCACTGGAGTCCCTGTACCGACTGTTGTGGGTCTACATGATCAGAATCAAGTGTGAGAGCAACACTGCAACGCAGGG TCGCCTCAACACCATCGTAACAACGCTTTTCCCCAAAGGATCCCGCAGTGTGGTCCCAAGAGACATGCCTCTCAATATCTTTGTCAAAATCATCCAGTTTATTGCACAG GAAAGACTTGATTTTGCCATGAAAGAGATTATCTTTGACCTTCTTTGTGTTGGCAAACCCGCAAAAGCCTTTAGTCTTAATCCAGAG agaaTGAATATTGGTCTGAGAGCATTCCTGGTCATAGCCGATAAACTGCAGCAGAAGGACGGCGAGCCTCCCATGCCTAACACTGGTTGCACTTTACCCTCTGGGCACACACTCCGAGTGAAGAAGACATACCtgagcaaaacactgacagatgaaGAGGCCAAAGTTATCG GGATGTCCCAGTATTATTTTCATGTCAGGAAGGCTATTGACAACATCCTCAGACACCTGGACAAGGAGGTGGGACGCTGCATGATGATGACTAACGCTCAGATGTTGAACAAGGAGCCTGAGGACATGATCAC aGGTGAAAGGAAGCCCAAGATTGACTTGTTCAGGACGTGCGTCGCCGCCATTCCTCGCATGCTGCCTGACGGGATGTCAAAGTCAGAGCTCATAGACCTGCTCTCTCG ATTGACGATCCATATGGATGACGAGCTGCGACTCATAGCCCAGAATTCCTTGCAGAGTCTGTTGGTGGATTTCTCCGACTGGCGTGACGACGTCCTGTTTGGATTCACTAACTTCCTGTTACGTGAGGTCCAAGACACTCACCAGGGACTGTTAGATACATCCCTCaaattactgctgcagctgctcactcAGTGGAAACTAACCCTGGCTGCCTCAGGGAAGAGCAGTGACACAGCTAAAGTGCACACTGCTGAG ctgctgcagacaagCTCAAGTCTCAAGATACCTGCAGAGCGAGGTCCTCACTCCACCGTCCTGCATGCCGTGGAGGGACTGGCGCTcgtgctgctctgctcctgtcAGCTGAGCACCCGTAGACTCGCCATCGCCATCCTCAAAGAGATACGAAGTCTCTTCATGACCATCGGACAGTCCGAG GATGATGACAAACCAATGATAGAGATTATGGACCAGCTCAGCCCTGTAATCCTGGAAAGTTTCGTCAACGTTGCCGTCTCTGACACA GCCGCCCTGCCATCTGGCCACCATGTGGACCTTCAGTGGCTGGTGGAGTGGAACGCTTTGCTTGTCAACAGTCATTATGACATTCGGAGCCCCTCACACGTGTGGATCTTTGCCCAGTCTGTGAAGGACCCCTGGGTGCTGTGCGTATACAGCCTCCTCCGACAGGACAACCTGCCCAAGCACTGCCCCACAGCTCTGAGCTACGCCTGGCCCTACGCCTTCACTCGAATGCAGATGCTCATGCCCCTGGTAGACCCAAA TAACCCAGTGTATGCGAAGAAGACCAGCACATCGGGCAGCGGGGACAGTTACGTAACCCTGTGGAGAAACTACCTGATCCTTTGCTTTGGGGTGGCCAAGCCCAGTATCATGAGCCCCGGCCATCTGAGAGCATCGACACCCGAGATCTCGGCCGCCACGCCTGACAGCGGCGTCAGCTACGATAACAAG GTTATTGGGAGCCCATCTGTGGCTTGGCTTCTGAAACAGTTGGTTCCACTGATGAGGGCAGAGAGCATCGAGCTGACAGAGTCATTAGTTCTGGGCTTTGGTCGCACCAATTCCCTTGTGTTCAG GGAACTTGTGGAAGAGCTACATCCCCTTATGAAAGAAGCATTAGAAAGAAGACCTGAG AACAAGAAGCGGCGTGAGCGACGAGACctgctgaggctgcagctgctgcggATCTTTGAGCTGCTGGCTGATGCAGGTGTCATCAGTGACTG TACAAACGGAGCTCTGGAACGTGACACCCTCGCCCTGGGCGCTCTGTTCCTGGAGTATGTGGATCTAACGCGGATGCTCCTGGAAGCTGAGAATGACAAAGATGCAGAGATCCTCAAGGACATCCGAGCTCACTTCAGCGCCATGGTCGCCAACCTCATCCAATGTGTACCAG TGCACCACAGGCGCTTCCTGTTTCCACAACAGAGCCTGCGGCAtcacctcttcatcctcttcagtCAGTGGGCCGGCCCTTTCAGCATCATGTTCACGCCTCTGGACCGCTACAGTGACAGGAATCACCAGATCACAAGATATCAATACTGTGCCCTAAAG GCCatgtctgctgtgctgtgctgtgggcCTGTGTTTGATAACGTTGGCCTCTCTCCAGACGGATACCTCTATAAGTGGCTGGATAATATACTAGCCTGCCAGGATCAGCGG GTCCACCAGCTTGGCTGCGAAGTcgtcatcctgctgctggagctcaaTGCCGACCAGGTCAACCTCTTCAACTGGGCTGTGGATCGCTGCTACACAGGCTCCTACCAGCTCGCCTCAGGCTGCTTCAAAGCCATTGCGACTGTCTGTGGCAGCAG CAGAAACTACCCAAGTGATATAGTAACCCTGCTGAATCTGGTGCTCTTCAAGGCGTCAGACACCAACAGAGAAATCTATGAGATTTCGATGCAGCTAATGCAG ATTCTTGAGGCTAAGTTGTTTGTGTACTCTAAGAGGATTGCAGAGCAGAAGCCAAACAGCATCCTTTACGGCACCCATGGTCCACTGCCACCTCTTTACAGTGTCTCCCTGCCTCAGCTCTCCAGCCAGCTGGCCCGGATGTACCCTGAACTCACACTTCCTCTATTCTCAG AGGTTAGCCAGAGGTTCCCCACCACTCATCCCAATGGGAGGCAGATCATGCTAACCTACCTCCTGCCCTGGCTCGGTAACATCGAGCTGGTGGATAGTGGCCTGCTGCTCCCGGTCTTCACGCCGTGCACCTCAGATTATGACGCTTCCAGCCGGACGACCAGCACAGCTTCATCCCACCAGCTGAGGGGCACTGGCTGGGGCTCCTTACAGGCCACTTCTATGGTGCTCAATAACCTCATGTTCATGACTGCCAAG TACGGAGATGACCTACCTGGACCAGAGATGGAAAACGCCTGGAATGCTTTAGTCAGCAATGAGAAGTGGAGCAACAATCTGAGAACCACACTGCAGTTTCTCATCAGCTTATGTGGTGTGAGCAGTGACACCACCCTCCTGCCATAT ATCAAGAAGGTGGTGATCTATCTGTGCCGGAACAACACCATGCAAACTATGGAGGAGTTGATATTTGAGTTGCAGCAGACGGATCCAGTTAACCCTGTGGTGCAGCACTGTGATAGCCCTCCTTTCTATCGCTTCACTGCCACAAGCAAGGCCTCCACAGCAGCTTCAG GCACCACATCGAGCAGCAACACTGTTGTTGCAGGCCAGGAGAGCTTCCCTGACACAGATGATACCAAGACTGTAAAGGAGAATGAGGAGAG GCTAAGCCACATAATGCGAGCCCACAACCGCCTGGAATCACGCTACAGCAACAGCTCAGGAGGATCGTACGATGAAGATAAGA GTGAACCTCTGCCTCCTtatgctgattggctgatggttGTCATTGAGACCAACCAGCCCCATCCTCTGCCCATGCCTCTGAACGGAGGATGTTGGGCTCCGCTGGTGGACTTTTTGCCAGAGACCATCGCTCCCAGAGGACCACTGCACAG GTGTAATATAGCAGTCATCTTTATGACTGAGATGGTGGTAGACCACAGTGTGAGAGAGGACTGGGCCATGCACTTGCCTTTGCTGCTCCATGCCTTGTTTTTGG CCATGGATCACTACCGTCCAGAGGTGTTTGAGCACAGCAAacgtctcctcctccacctgctcatcaCGTTGTCCTGTAACAACAACTTCCAGGCCATTGCCTCAGTCCTGCTGCAGACACGTGAGATCAACAGCACCAAGACCCTCACCTGCAAACCAAGCGTTCAGCCGGAGTTTTTACCTGCAG GAGGATGTTTTGACTTCCTGCGGGAGTGCCAGGCGTCTCCTGTGCCAGACTCCGGTCTTAGTTCTTCTTCTACATCGTCTAGCCTGAGTCTGGGaggcagcagcaacaacctGCCTGAGATCTCACACGAGGTGGAGGAGCTAGTGGCCTCCAGTAAAATGGACGAGAAGACTAACAAGCTCATCGAGTTTTTAACCACAAG AGCATATGGTCCACTGTGGTGCCATGAAGACATTTCACCAAAGAACCAAATTTCAAAAAGCACCGGGCAGCTCACCAACTTCCTGCGTcatgttgtgtctgtgttcaaAGAGTCCAAGTCAG ATTTccacctggagcagcagctcagcgacGTGGCGCTGCAGACAGCTTTGTGTAGTTCATCGCGTCACTACGCCGGCCGCTCCTTCCAGGTGTTTCGAGCCCTCCGCCAGCCCATCTCTGCCCATGCCGTCTCCGACCTGCTCTCAAGGCTGGTGGAAGTCGTCGGTGAACATGGAGAAGAAGTGCAG gGCTATGTGATGGAAGTATTACTTACACTGGAATCTGTGGTGGACAACTTGGCTGAATGTCTCAAGAACAATGACCTCATGGCTATCTTGACGAG AGCCTCATCTCCAGATTTCCTCACCAGCTTCAAGCTGATGTCCAACAGGAAGAGCACAGGGCAGCTCAATCTtcgaagagaagagaggagtcGACATCAGAGGAGCTCTTCTGTCCCCAAGAAGTTTGGAGAGGCGGACAGGTGGTCTGATCCACCTCGCAGCGCTACACTGGACCGCATCCAAGCCTCTGAGCAGCAGGCGTTGTTAGCCAAGACCCGCAGCTCGTCCTCATCTAAAGACAACATGACCGACCCAACCAACATCAACCACCCCAGCAACCTGCTGGCCACCATCTTCTGGGTGGCGGTGTCACTGATGGAGTCAGACTTTGAGTTTGAGTATCAAATGTCTTTGAGACTGTTGAATAAGCTGCTGGGCCACATGTCGCTTGACAAAGCGGAGAACAGGgagaagctggagaagctgcagagcCAGCTTCAGTGGAGCAGCTTCACtgggctccagcagctgctgctgaagggcTTCACCTCCGTGTCCACCACTGACCTCACGCTCCAGCTCTTCTGCCAGCTCACACCTGTGTCACGAGTGCCTGTAGTGGACACTTCACAAGCCATAG GTTTTCCCTTGAATGTTCTCTGCCTGCTTTCACATCTCGTGCAGAACTTTGATGGCCCCACGCAGTTCTGTCGGGATGTTGCTGAGAGGATTGCTCAG gtatgcCTCGAGGAGAAGAACACCAAGCTCTCCAACCTTGCTCATGTCATGACTCTGTACAAAACACACTCCTACACAAGAGACTGCTTCTCCTGGGTCAATGTGGTGTGTCGGTATCTTCACGAAGCTTTCTCCGATATCACCCTCAACCTGGTCACTTACATGGCAGAG CTGTTGGAGAAAGGTCTTCCCAGTATGCAGCAGACCCTTTTACAAATCATCTACAGCCTCCTGAGTCACATGGACCTGAGTGTGATTCAAGCCAAACCCTTCAACATGGAGGTGCTCAAGACAATTGAGAAATTTGTCCAG ACTGTCCATTGGGGGGAAGCGCTGAATATCCTGAAGCTGGTCGTTTCTCGATCAGCCAGTTTGGTGCAGCCTTCATTCCCACAAAGTGACCTCTCCTATGAGGACATCAGCCGGGTCTGGGACCGCTCCTCCAAGGCCTTGCCTGGGAAAACGCTGGATTTCCACTTTGACATATCTGAG ACACCGGTGATTGGTCGGCGTTATGATGACCTGCAGCGCTCTCCAGGCCAAGATGTGAAGAGCAGGACCACTACGGTGACCCGCAGcacctcctctacctcctctgGATCCACATCCAACAACGTCCTGGTGCCAGTCAGCTGGAAGAGGCCTCAGTCTTCACAG AAAAGAACACGGGAAAAACTGGtgaatgtattgtctttgtgtggGCAAGAAGTGGGCCTCACAAAAAATCCTTCG GTGATCTTCTCCAGCTGTGGGGAGCTGGACCTCATGGAGCACCAGCCTAGCCTGGTGTCCTCCGACGATGGGACCCGGGAACCAGAAAACATGGACGACACCACCTCAGAGCAGCAGTTCAGAGTCTTCAGAGACTTTGACTTCCTGGATGTGGAGCTAGAAGACGGAGAG GAGCTACAG GGAGAGACTGTGGACAACTTCAACTGGGGGGTGCGCAGACGCTCCATGGACAGTCTGGACCGGAGTGACTTGCTGCCCCTGGAGGAGAGTCAGCTGTCCATCAGCATGCCCAGCCTCAGCAAGATCACCCATGAAGACTCAGACGAGTCATCTGAGGAAGATTCCCTCACCGCCAGCCAGATACTCTCCCACTCACAGCTT ACCGTCAGCCTCTCTCCAACAGCAGAGATCAGTCTGGACTCTCCCTCCGCCTTTTATGATACAACTTCAGCTGATTCAACTCCTCTGAACACCAAAAATCCTAGTTTCGATGTCCAACTGCCAGAGGACTCGAAGCAGCGG CAAGAAGATGAAGGCACCAATGTCCATGAGGacgacctctctctctccatcagcgAGCTACCCCCTGAATTTCACTGCGGTGATAGTTTGACAATGGACATGCTTCCTGTTGATTACAGAGGAGAGTTGGACATTGACTGCTGCTTACCCAG TCTTGccgaggaagagagagatgacatGCTGGAGTCCCGTTCATCACCGCCACCGTCTCCCTTCTTCTCCGCCATCCTCGCAGCTTTCCAACCAGTCGTGTGCGATGACGCAGAGGAGGCTTGGCGGAGTCACATCAACCAGCTTGTGTCTGACTCGGATGGATCCTGCGCCGTCTACACTTTTCACGTGTTTTCTTCACTATTCCAG AGTATTCAGACCAAATTTTGCTCCTTGACCTGCGACGCTGTGAGTTTCCTGGGTGATGGCCTGAGAGGATTAGGATCAAAGCTTTTGAGGTCATCTCAGATGCTGACATCATGCTCAGAGTGCCCAACGCTATTTATTGATGCAGACACA ATTATGTCTTATGGGCTcctggaaaaaatgaaattcagCGTGTTGGAACTTCAAGAGTATCTGGATACTTACAACAACAGAAAGGAGGCGGCTCTCTCT TGGTTGAGCAACTGCAAAGCTACCTTTCCCAGAAGTCCTGGGGGCGCGGTGATAACATGTCAGCCAGCAGAGCACGAGGAAAAG CAACTGGAGCTCTGTCAAAGACTCTACAAACTCcactttcagctgctgctgctttttcagtCCTACTGTAAGCTGATTGAACAGGTCCATGCAATAAGCTCTATTCCTGAG CTGACAAATATGTCCAGAGAGCTAAATGAGTTGAAGAGCAACCTGAGGgtagcagcagcttcagtgacaaATGATGAGATTGCTGTCCGTGAGAGCTCCTGCCCTGAGCCcaccttcagctcctctgagGCCGCTGTGCAGGCCATCCTGGAGTGCCTGAGGAACAGCGAGTTTCCGACGGCCATCCGCTACATTCGTGAGTGCAG aAGAATGTGGCCAAAAGACATCTTTGGCAGCCCCTCCGAGGATGAGGTCCACACCTTACTCAACATCTACTTCAGACATCAAACCTTGGGTCAGACGGGAACTTTTGCTCTGGTGGGCTCCAAACAGGACCTGACAGAAATCTCTGTCAAGTTGATGGAACTTAACGGAGAGATTCGGGACATGATCCGGCGAGCCCAAGGCTACCGAGCCATCACAGCTTTCCTCCCGGACTCCAGGATTTCAGGCTCAACTCTTTGA